In the genome of Danio rerio strain Tuebingen ecotype United States chromosome 23, GRCz12tu, whole genome shotgun sequence, one region contains:
- the pdzrn3a gene encoding E3 ubiquitin-protein ligase PDZRN3-B isoform X2, with protein sequence MGCSLCAIRRSDENYKYLQTTCQINGRSLSIATHDQAVEAFQTTEDPIEVEVLRRVTHKTCKPLKPVCGMDNSTQTNITLQYLKHIETMAQLPSPTTPPSMAILNGFCSPKQCQKTRCDSPYPPDFDDGVEKDIESKGLEYEEVDLQRKNIQDKFGLMLCYKMDDEKTTIYVSKIDPEGVAAKDGRIQEGDQIIQINGEEVQSHEVAVALLTKEDSKNVAILVARPERQDVCWLEEDLKLGIFEQLNDKVKEFDTSMLQQSTREEDGGTTDTATLLSNHHEKDSGVGRTDESTRNDESSEQDILGDDQNSLCDTLPENHKKFSYSQGTLECGDINLSNESFLSVDNGDNGNFIGIPGTACERFRKLLELKCLMNSNNLQGLLEHDATQYGKRITTNCDDQEDQMLNKQLLNIELECLSIIQAHRLQAEDSGPQTTDPSTKHFIEQLNDKVHQDLLNNKVDNECSTSAYNTGESCWSLQPALESHSPESQRMLIADKGKGSPMIRRNSTTACSKHNLSPIREISPTKSLAGDPEVTNQGKRKQSKRKNPRSLHHSSYKNTYIPAHAQHYQSYMQLIQQKSAVEYAHSQVSIASLCKNPENTTTDSRLKMGWKVKVRNDGTRYVTRRPIRDQLLKERALRIREERCSITTDDDAGSELKLGRYWNKKERKQHAVQAKEQQQQRELMKQCYMENKGKTGTLNNKEPDIIQLSRKKMMKRRNKRIFDNWMTIQELLTHGTKSTDGTKLYNSFLSVTTV encoded by the exons ATAAATGGAAGAAGCCTTTCCATTGCCACCCATGACCAAGCAGTTGAGGCATTCCAAACTACCGAAGATCCCATTGAGGTTGAGGTACTACGCAGGGTTACGCACAAGACTTGCAAGCCTCTCAAACCAGTCTGTGGAATGGACAACAGCACTCAGACCAACATTACACTGCAATATTTGAAACATATAGAGACTATGGCCCAGTTGCCATCACCCACAACACCACCGAGTATGGCTATTCTGAACGGTTTCTGTTCACCCAAGCA GTGTCAAAAAACAAGATGCGACTCACCTTACCCCCCAGACTTTGATGACGGTGTAGAGAAAGACATTGAGAGTAAAGGGCTGGAATACGAG GAGGTGGATCTTCAGAGGAAAAACATCCAGGATAAGTTTGGCCTGATGTTGTGTTACAAGATGGATGATGAGAAGACAACCATTTATGTTAGCAAG ATTGATCCAGAAGGAGTCGCAGCAAAGGATGGTAGAATCCAAGAAGGAGACCAGATCATCCAG ATCAATGGAGAAGAGGTTCAGAGCCATGAGGTGGCAGTGGCACTTCTGACCAAGGAGGACAGCAAGAATGTGGCCATCCTAGTAGCTCGACCAGAAAGACAG GACGTTTGCTGGTTGGAAGAGGACTTGAAACTGGGCATTTTTGAGCAACTGAATGACAAGGTCAAAGAGTTTGATACAAGTATGCTGCAGCAG AGCACACGTGAAGAAGATGGAGGCACTACTGATACCGCAACCTTACTGTCCAACCATCATGAGAAAGACAGTGGTGTAGGCCGCACTGATGAAAGCACTCGTAATGATGAAAGCTCTGAGCAGGACATCTTAGGGGATGACCAGAATTCTCTTTGTGACACCCTTCCAGAAAACCACAAGAAGTTCAGCTATAGCCAGGGCACACTGGAATGTGGGGACATAAACTTAAGCAATGAATCCTTCCTGTCAGTTGATAATGGAGACAATGGAAACTTCATTGGCATACCTGGCACTGCATGCGAACGTTTCCGGAAACTGCTTGAATTGAAATGTCTGATGAACAGCAACAATCTTCAAGGTCTACTGGAGCACGATGCTACACAATATGGAAAGAGGATTACTACAAACTGTGATGATCAAGAGGATCAGATGCTTAATAAGCAGCTGTTGAACATTGAGCTGGAATGTCTGAGTATAATACAAGCGCACAGGCTTCAGGCTGAAGATAGTGGTCCGCAAACCACAGATCCCAGCACAAAGCACTtcattgaacaactaaatgataAAGTTCACCAGGACCTCTTAAATAACAAGGTGGACAACGAATGCTCTACTAGTGCTTATAACACTGGAGAGAGCTGTTGGAGCTTACAGCCTGCTCTGGAGTCACATTCTCCTGAATCCCAAAGGATGCTAATTGCAGACAAGGGTAAAGGTTCACCCATGATTAGACGCAACTCAACGACAGCATGTTCAAAACATAACCTCTCTCCTATTCGGGAGATAAGCCCCACCAAGAGTTTAGCCGGAGATCCAGAGGTAACAAATCAGGGTAAACGAAAGCAGAGTAAGAGGAAGAACCCAAGGTCTTTACATCATTCCTCATACAAGAACACCTACATCCCAGCCCATGCACAACATTACCAAAGCTACATGCAACTCATTCAGCAAAAGTCAGCTGTGGAATACGCCCACAGTCAAGTCAGCATAGCCAGCCTTTGCAAGAATCCAGAAAACACTACAACTGATTCCAGGCTCAAGATGGGGTGGAAGGTAAAGGTCCGTAATGATGGAACAAGGTACGTTACAAGAAGACCCATTAGAGACCAGCTGCTAAAGGAGCGTGCTTTGCGTATTCGAGAAGAGCGCTGCAGCATAACAACAGATGATGATGCGGGAAGCGAACTAAAACTGGGTAGATATTGGAACAAGAAGGAACGCAAGCAGCATGCTGTGCAAGCCAAGGAACAGCAGCAACAACGGGAACTCATGAAGCAGTGCTACATGGAGAACAAGGGAAAAACAGGAACACTGAACAACAAAGAGCCTGACATCATCCAGCTTAGCCGTAAAaagatgatgaagaggaggaataAGAGGATATTTGACAACTGGATGACCATTCAGGAGCTGCTGACACATGGAACAAAGTCCACAGACGGGACTAAGCTATATAATTCCTTTCTCTCTGTGACAACAGTGTAA